A window of Triplophysa dalaica isolate WHDGS20190420 chromosome 7, ASM1584641v1, whole genome shotgun sequence contains these coding sequences:
- the zgc:66474 gene encoding uncharacterized protein zgc:66474 isoform X5 — translation MTKLQLLHRALNERMMAAVEQVMEMVGGTVLEYEEETARVRKENEVLRRRLQSMEDTNRANWPDESTPSQQEQCAVSFEFEQESQTVLIKTEFTDDPLYVRPVNGFAPLPQSTEQGSPIAGTSAINTYSQTESAKWPSTQSYMEPLEFDPTPSTMFTYGSARGKKQRMSFACPDCGKVFGREQTLMFHSRTHSAAKPYEYRRRKACFYGDNLRKKKLRGFSQISRENTGDVSDGSGQTNRSRPSAEHEAEEQELDSVSISSNQTSKVQENIASNPEPLQRKKVKKGLKKKYNCSMCGDRFSTSERLEFHIKSHEVNAENSPNPPSREEGQKKVARSRKIFPCLKCDKVFLRLHNFKNHMRMLHLSEQEENDGGSAEVPQKRTKKIRSCPHCGKVYMMKGCLRTHIRTVHTKKKTSSYFQIISNFGRTRSQRSSTQTVDEATLHDAGTHVCETCKKVYSSSTWLRKHTCFSDKEEQPVLNKESKTGEKQYKKARANKKPSRQNASEESEGPPTCNKKPNPINLYGSVLFSHLSLQPKVVLEPIMPKRTYWNTFPSVDACKSGSYESSSFKVVHTSSPALADNKKVNVTEGQTADHCSRPAGSLSQDNKNKVKKICSVIPETDIVCVTVGLPQNDSQSELVKQKHYIVIDDEPETEPRRTKRKDISGKKLKTAVSKSAFHKTTRSVKTKISNPRRPSLLSNLVFSDSEDDMDFMKGPSKSSDKKKTAMFGKTHSSEQHANDIQAVIVIDDEQQQTVTQTGLTLTSSELFPDGENQSKKPRGKKRRLQVNKIKDDMDEDPSKGFDEKKTVPLDENPPHVCLPNNSQILNSEAESLKADDATHIKSIDSVSHQNDGDGAVSQEESCETSELILAGQASLLKHMRAHDDKKLLDVQDIIADDKTNKRPSVNVQISDRDDSEECRVLGKTDSSVKNMKSSEDIEESSYSTSQRSKDRCTYAKSAREQNKEHSFCETACESQLSQTLESDIGCTVPQGSSVDQTDHPQPDGELSAANQPCVSNVGCSDTQQIVAQQSDCDTHKTGLSEDLKLSSRPKEEVTSCVVSSVSSFSQDLQSNVTLNPPIGGETQQT, via the exons atgacCAAACTGCAGCTTTTGCACCGCGCTCTAAATGAGCGCATGATGGCGGCAGTGGAACAGGTCATGGAGATGGTCGGTGGCACCGTGCTGGAGTATGAAGAGGAGACGGCACGGGTGCGGAAAGAAAACGAAGTTCTGAGACGGAGGCTACAATCGATGGAGGACACAAATCGCGCGAACTGGCCAG ATGAGTCGACTCCATCCCAGCAGGAGCAGTGTGCTGTCAGCTTTGAATTTGAACAGGAAtcacaaactgttctgatcaaAACCGAGTTCACTGATGACCCCCTGTATGTAAGACCTGTAAACGGTTTTGCCCCGTTGCCTCAAAGCACCGAGCAGGGATCTCCCATTGCTGGAACAAGTGCTATTAATACCTACAGCCAGACAGAAAGTGCGAAGTGGCCATCTACCCAAAGTTACATGGAACCCCTGGAGTTTGATCCAACTCCATCCACCATGTTCACGTACGGTTCAGCGCGGGGGAAAAAGCAGAGGATGTCCTTCGCTTGCCCAGATTGTGGTAAAGTCTTTGGAAGGGAACAGACGCTTATGTTTCACTCTCGGACCCATTCTGCAGCGAAGCCATATGAGTACCGCAGGCGCAAGGCATGCTTCTATGGTGACAATTTAAGAAAGAAGAAACTGCGGGGGTTCTCCCAG ATATCAAGAGAAAATACAGGGGATGTTTCGGATGGCTCTGGACAGACAAACAGGAGTAGGCCGTCTGCTGAACACGAAGCTGAAGAACAGGAGTTAGACAGCGTGTCTATTAGCAGTAATCAAACCAGCAAAGTCCAAGAAAACATCGCATCCAACCCTGAGCCTCTTCAAcgcaaaaaagttaaaaaaggtCTCAAAAAGAAGTACAATTGCTCAATGTGTGGTGACAGATTCTCTACAAGCGAACGACTGGAGTTTCACATAAAGAGCCACGAGGTGAATGCAGAGAACTCACCTAACCCGCCTAGCAGAGAAGAAGGACAAAAG AAGGTGGCACGAAGTCGAAAGATCTTCCCTTGTCTAAAGTGTGACAAAGTCTTCCTTCGCTTACACAATTTCAAGAACCACATGAGGATGTTACAT CTGTCTGAACAAGAAGAGAATGATGGTGGAAGTGCTGAAGTGCcccaaaaaagaacaaaaaaaatccgCTCTTGCCCACACTGTGGTAAAGTGTATATGATGAAAGGCTGTTTGAGGACACACATTCGTACTGTTCACActaagaaaaaaacaagttcTTACTTTCAAATCATTTCCAACTTCGGTCGGACAAGGTCACAGAGGTCTTCAACCCAG ACCGTTGATGAAGCAACATTACACGATGCTGGCACCCACGTCTGCGAAACTTGTAAAAAAGTGTATTCATCGTCGACATGGCTGAGGAAGCACACGTGCTTCAGTGATAAAGAAGAGCAGCCTGTTCTCAATAAAGAGTCAAAAACTGGTGAGAAGCAGTACAAGAAAGCAAGGGCCAATAAAAAG CCTTCAAGGCAGAATGCATCTGAAGAGTCCGAAGGTCCTCCCACCTGCAACAAGAAACCTAATCCCATAAATTTGTATGGGTCTGTCCTCTTTAGCCACCTTAGTCTGCAGCCCAAGGTTGTTCTGGAACCAATCATGCCAAAACGCACGTACTGGAATACATTCCCCAGTGTAGATGCCTGCAAATCAGGAAGTTACGAAAGCAgcagcttcaaagttgttcatACCTCGTCCCCAGCTCTGGCTGATAACAAAAAAGTGAATGTTACGGAAGGACAGACTGCGGATCATTGCTCAAGACCAGCTGGATCATTGAGTCAAGACAACAAGAATAAGGTTAAAAAGATCTGCAGTGTTATTCCTGAGACAGACATTGTCTGTGTGACCGTTGGACTTCCACAGAACGACTCTCAATCCGAGTTAGTAAAACAGAAACACTATATAGTGATAGATGATGAACCAGAGACAGAACCTAGAAGAACTAAGCGTAAGGACATTTCTGGGAAAAAGTTGAAGACTGCAGTTTCAAAGTCCGCATTCCACAAAACAACCCGCAGTGTCAAAACCAAGATCAGCAATCCAAGACGACCTTCTCTTTTATCTAATCTTGTCTTTTCAGACTCCGAAGATGATATGGATTTTATGAAGGGTCCTTCCAAAAGTTCTGACAAGAAGAAAACTGCTATGTTTGGTAAAACTCATTCTAGTGAACAGCATGCAAATGACATTCAAGCAGTGATAGTAATAGACGATGAACAACAACAGACGGTGACACAAACCGGCTTAACATTGACCAGTTCCGAATTATTCCCTGATGGTGAAAATCAGTCAAAGAAACCTAGAGGAAAAAAGCGAAGGTTACAGgtcaacaaaattaaagatgaCATGGATGAAGACCCTTCCAAAGGTTTTGATGAAAAGAAAACAGTCCCACTTGATGAAAATCCCCCCCATGTATGTCTACCAAATAACTCCCAAATTTTGAATTCTGAAGCTGAATCCTTAAAGGCTGATGATGCCACTCATATCAAAAGTATTGACAGTGTGTCACATCAAAATGATGGGGACGGCGCCGTGAGTCAGGAGGAATCATGTGAGACATCAGAGTTGATATTGGCTGGTCAAGCATCTCTCTTGAAGCACATGCGAGCTCATGATGATAAGAAGCTACTAGACGTGCAGGATATCATTGCTGATGATAAAACAAATAAGCGACCAAGTGTAAATGTTCAG ATATCAGATAGGGATGATTCCGAAGAATGTAGAGTCTTAGGCAAGACCGACTCCtctgtaaaaaatatgaaaagttcTGAGGATATTGAGGAAAGCTCCTACTCAACCAGCCAAAGGTCCAAAGACAGATGCACGTATGCAAAGAGCGCCAGAGAACAGAATAAAGAGCATAGTTTTTGTGAAACAGCATGTGAATCGCAACTGAGCCAGACTTTAGAATCAGATATCGGTTGTACAGTTCCTCAGGGATCATCGGTAGATCAAACAGATCACCCTCAACCTGATGGCGAATTGAGTGCTGCAAACCAACCTTGTGTTTCAAACGTTGGCTGCTCTGACACACAACAAATCGTTGCTCAACAATCTGATTGTGATACGCACAAAACTGGGTTGAGTGAGGACCTAAAACTTTCCTCAAGGCCGAAAGAAGAGGTAACATCATGTgttgtttcttctgtttcttccTTCTCACAAGATCTGCAATCAAATGTTACACTCAATCCACCCATTGGTGGTGAAACACAGCAAACCTAA
- the zgc:66474 gene encoding uncharacterized protein zgc:66474 isoform X4 yields MTKLQLLHRALNERMMAAVEQVMEMVGGTVLEYEEETARVRKENEVLRRRLQSMEDTNRANWPGTTTVHQDRDESTPSQQEQCAVSFEFEQESQTVLIKTEFTDDPLYVRPVNGFAPLPQSTEQGSPIAGTSAINTYSQTESAKWPSTQSYMEPLEFDPTPSTMFTYGSARGKKQRMSFACPDCGKVFGREQTLMFHSRTHSAAKPYEYRRRKACFYGDNLRKKKLRGFSQISRENTGDVSDGSGQTNRSRPSAEHEAEEQELDSVSISSNQTSKVQENIASNPEPLQRKKVKKGLKKKYNCSMCGDRFSTSERLEFHIKSHEVNAENSPNPPSREEGQKKVARSRKIFPCLKCDKVFLRLHNFKNHMRMLHLSEQEENDGGSAEVPQKRTKKIRSCPHCGKVYMMKGCLRTHIRTVHTKKKTSSYFQIISNFGRTRSQRSSTQTVDEATLHDAGTHVCETCKKVYSSSTWLRKHTCFSDKEEQPVLNKESKTGEKQYKKARANKKPSRQNASEESEGPPTCNKKPNPINLYGSVLFSHLSLQPKVVLEPIMPKRTYWNTFPSVDACKSGSYESSSFKVVHTSSPALADNKKVNVTEGQTADHCSRPAGSLSQDNKNKVKKICSVIPETDIVCVTVGLPQNDSQSELVKQKHYIVIDDEPETEPRRTKRKDISGKKLKTAVSKSAFHKTTRSVKTKISNPRRPSLLSNLVFSDSEDDMDFMKGPSKSSDKKKTAMFGKTHSSEQHANDIQAVIVIDDEQQQTVTQTGLTLTSSELFPDGENQSKKPRGKKRRLQVNKIKDDMDEDPSKGFDEKKTVPLDENPPHVCLPNNSQILNSEAESLKADDATHIKSIDSVSHQNDGDGAVSQEESCETSELILAGQASLLKHMRAHDDKKLLDVQDIIADDKTNKRPSVNVQISDRDDSEECRVLGKTDSSVKNMKSSEDIEESSYSTSQRSKDRCTYAKSAREQNKEHSFCETACESQLSQTLESDIGCTVPQGSSVDQTDHPQPDGELSAANQPCVSNVGCSDTQQIVAQQSDCDTHKTGLSEDLKLSSRPKEEVTSCVVSSVSSFSQDLQSNVTLNPPIGGETQQT; encoded by the exons atgacCAAACTGCAGCTTTTGCACCGCGCTCTAAATGAGCGCATGATGGCGGCAGTGGAACAGGTCATGGAGATGGTCGGTGGCACCGTGCTGGAGTATGAAGAGGAGACGGCACGGGTGCGGAAAGAAAACGAAGTTCTGAGACGGAGGCTACAATCGATGGAGGACACAAATCGCGCGAACTGGCCAGGTACTACGACTGTGCATCAAGATCGGG ATGAGTCGACTCCATCCCAGCAGGAGCAGTGTGCTGTCAGCTTTGAATTTGAACAGGAAtcacaaactgttctgatcaaAACCGAGTTCACTGATGACCCCCTGTATGTAAGACCTGTAAACGGTTTTGCCCCGTTGCCTCAAAGCACCGAGCAGGGATCTCCCATTGCTGGAACAAGTGCTATTAATACCTACAGCCAGACAGAAAGTGCGAAGTGGCCATCTACCCAAAGTTACATGGAACCCCTGGAGTTTGATCCAACTCCATCCACCATGTTCACGTACGGTTCAGCGCGGGGGAAAAAGCAGAGGATGTCCTTCGCTTGCCCAGATTGTGGTAAAGTCTTTGGAAGGGAACAGACGCTTATGTTTCACTCTCGGACCCATTCTGCAGCGAAGCCATATGAGTACCGCAGGCGCAAGGCATGCTTCTATGGTGACAATTTAAGAAAGAAGAAACTGCGGGGGTTCTCCCAG ATATCAAGAGAAAATACAGGGGATGTTTCGGATGGCTCTGGACAGACAAACAGGAGTAGGCCGTCTGCTGAACACGAAGCTGAAGAACAGGAGTTAGACAGCGTGTCTATTAGCAGTAATCAAACCAGCAAAGTCCAAGAAAACATCGCATCCAACCCTGAGCCTCTTCAAcgcaaaaaagttaaaaaaggtCTCAAAAAGAAGTACAATTGCTCAATGTGTGGTGACAGATTCTCTACAAGCGAACGACTGGAGTTTCACATAAAGAGCCACGAGGTGAATGCAGAGAACTCACCTAACCCGCCTAGCAGAGAAGAAGGACAAAAG AAGGTGGCACGAAGTCGAAAGATCTTCCCTTGTCTAAAGTGTGACAAAGTCTTCCTTCGCTTACACAATTTCAAGAACCACATGAGGATGTTACAT CTGTCTGAACAAGAAGAGAATGATGGTGGAAGTGCTGAAGTGCcccaaaaaagaacaaaaaaaatccgCTCTTGCCCACACTGTGGTAAAGTGTATATGATGAAAGGCTGTTTGAGGACACACATTCGTACTGTTCACActaagaaaaaaacaagttcTTACTTTCAAATCATTTCCAACTTCGGTCGGACAAGGTCACAGAGGTCTTCAACCCAG ACCGTTGATGAAGCAACATTACACGATGCTGGCACCCACGTCTGCGAAACTTGTAAAAAAGTGTATTCATCGTCGACATGGCTGAGGAAGCACACGTGCTTCAGTGATAAAGAAGAGCAGCCTGTTCTCAATAAAGAGTCAAAAACTGGTGAGAAGCAGTACAAGAAAGCAAGGGCCAATAAAAAG CCTTCAAGGCAGAATGCATCTGAAGAGTCCGAAGGTCCTCCCACCTGCAACAAGAAACCTAATCCCATAAATTTGTATGGGTCTGTCCTCTTTAGCCACCTTAGTCTGCAGCCCAAGGTTGTTCTGGAACCAATCATGCCAAAACGCACGTACTGGAATACATTCCCCAGTGTAGATGCCTGCAAATCAGGAAGTTACGAAAGCAgcagcttcaaagttgttcatACCTCGTCCCCAGCTCTGGCTGATAACAAAAAAGTGAATGTTACGGAAGGACAGACTGCGGATCATTGCTCAAGACCAGCTGGATCATTGAGTCAAGACAACAAGAATAAGGTTAAAAAGATCTGCAGTGTTATTCCTGAGACAGACATTGTCTGTGTGACCGTTGGACTTCCACAGAACGACTCTCAATCCGAGTTAGTAAAACAGAAACACTATATAGTGATAGATGATGAACCAGAGACAGAACCTAGAAGAACTAAGCGTAAGGACATTTCTGGGAAAAAGTTGAAGACTGCAGTTTCAAAGTCCGCATTCCACAAAACAACCCGCAGTGTCAAAACCAAGATCAGCAATCCAAGACGACCTTCTCTTTTATCTAATCTTGTCTTTTCAGACTCCGAAGATGATATGGATTTTATGAAGGGTCCTTCCAAAAGTTCTGACAAGAAGAAAACTGCTATGTTTGGTAAAACTCATTCTAGTGAACAGCATGCAAATGACATTCAAGCAGTGATAGTAATAGACGATGAACAACAACAGACGGTGACACAAACCGGCTTAACATTGACCAGTTCCGAATTATTCCCTGATGGTGAAAATCAGTCAAAGAAACCTAGAGGAAAAAAGCGAAGGTTACAGgtcaacaaaattaaagatgaCATGGATGAAGACCCTTCCAAAGGTTTTGATGAAAAGAAAACAGTCCCACTTGATGAAAATCCCCCCCATGTATGTCTACCAAATAACTCCCAAATTTTGAATTCTGAAGCTGAATCCTTAAAGGCTGATGATGCCACTCATATCAAAAGTATTGACAGTGTGTCACATCAAAATGATGGGGACGGCGCCGTGAGTCAGGAGGAATCATGTGAGACATCAGAGTTGATATTGGCTGGTCAAGCATCTCTCTTGAAGCACATGCGAGCTCATGATGATAAGAAGCTACTAGACGTGCAGGATATCATTGCTGATGATAAAACAAATAAGCGACCAAGTGTAAATGTTCAG ATATCAGATAGGGATGATTCCGAAGAATGTAGAGTCTTAGGCAAGACCGACTCCtctgtaaaaaatatgaaaagttcTGAGGATATTGAGGAAAGCTCCTACTCAACCAGCCAAAGGTCCAAAGACAGATGCACGTATGCAAAGAGCGCCAGAGAACAGAATAAAGAGCATAGTTTTTGTGAAACAGCATGTGAATCGCAACTGAGCCAGACTTTAGAATCAGATATCGGTTGTACAGTTCCTCAGGGATCATCGGTAGATCAAACAGATCACCCTCAACCTGATGGCGAATTGAGTGCTGCAAACCAACCTTGTGTTTCAAACGTTGGCTGCTCTGACACACAACAAATCGTTGCTCAACAATCTGATTGTGATACGCACAAAACTGGGTTGAGTGAGGACCTAAAACTTTCCTCAAGGCCGAAAGAAGAGGTAACATCATGTgttgtttcttctgtttcttccTTCTCACAAGATCTGCAATCAAATGTTACACTCAATCCACCCATTGGTGGTGAAACACAGCAAACCTAA
- the zgc:66474 gene encoding uncharacterized protein zgc:66474 isoform X3 — protein MTKLQLLHRALNERMMAAVEQVMEMVGGTVLEYEEETARVRKENEVLRRRLQSMEDTNRANWPGPYDPVRLSTLDESTPSQQEQCAVSFEFEQESQTVLIKTEFTDDPLYVRPVNGFAPLPQSTEQGSPIAGTSAINTYSQTESAKWPSTQSYMEPLEFDPTPSTMFTYGSARGKKQRMSFACPDCGKVFGREQTLMFHSRTHSAAKPYEYRRRKACFYGDNLRKKKLRGFSQISRENTGDVSDGSGQTNRSRPSAEHEAEEQELDSVSISSNQTSKVQENIASNPEPLQRKKVKKGLKKKYNCSMCGDRFSTSERLEFHIKSHEVNAENSPNPPSREEGQKKVARSRKIFPCLKCDKVFLRLHNFKNHMRMLHLSEQEENDGGSAEVPQKRTKKIRSCPHCGKVYMMKGCLRTHIRTVHTKKKTSSYFQIISNFGRTRSQRSSTQTVDEATLHDAGTHVCETCKKVYSSSTWLRKHTCFSDKEEQPVLNKESKTGEKQYKKARANKKPSRQNASEESEGPPTCNKKPNPINLYGSVLFSHLSLQPKVVLEPIMPKRTYWNTFPSVDACKSGSYESSSFKVVHTSSPALADNKKVNVTEGQTADHCSRPAGSLSQDNKNKVKKICSVIPETDIVCVTVGLPQNDSQSELVKQKHYIVIDDEPETEPRRTKRKDISGKKLKTAVSKSAFHKTTRSVKTKISNPRRPSLLSNLVFSDSEDDMDFMKGPSKSSDKKKTAMFGKTHSSEQHANDIQAVIVIDDEQQQTVTQTGLTLTSSELFPDGENQSKKPRGKKRRLQVNKIKDDMDEDPSKGFDEKKTVPLDENPPHVCLPNNSQILNSEAESLKADDATHIKSIDSVSHQNDGDGAVSQEESCETSELILAGQASLLKHMRAHDDKKLLDVQDIIADDKTNKRPSVNVQISDRDDSEECRVLGKTDSSVKNMKSSEDIEESSYSTSQRSKDRCTYAKSAREQNKEHSFCETACESQLSQTLESDIGCTVPQGSSVDQTDHPQPDGELSAANQPCVSNVGCSDTQQIVAQQSDCDTHKTGLSEDLKLSSRPKEEVTSCVVSSVSSFSQDLQSNVTLNPPIGGETQQT, from the exons atgacCAAACTGCAGCTTTTGCACCGCGCTCTAAATGAGCGCATGATGGCGGCAGTGGAACAGGTCATGGAGATGGTCGGTGGCACCGTGCTGGAGTATGAAGAGGAGACGGCACGGGTGCGGAAAGAAAACGAAGTTCTGAGACGGAGGCTACAATCGATGGAGGACACAAATCGCGCGAACTGGCCAG GCCCATATGACCCTGTCCGTCTTTCCACCCTAGATGAGTCGACTCCATCCCAGCAGGAGCAGTGTGCTGTCAGCTTTGAATTTGAACAGGAAtcacaaactgttctgatcaaAACCGAGTTCACTGATGACCCCCTGTATGTAAGACCTGTAAACGGTTTTGCCCCGTTGCCTCAAAGCACCGAGCAGGGATCTCCCATTGCTGGAACAAGTGCTATTAATACCTACAGCCAGACAGAAAGTGCGAAGTGGCCATCTACCCAAAGTTACATGGAACCCCTGGAGTTTGATCCAACTCCATCCACCATGTTCACGTACGGTTCAGCGCGGGGGAAAAAGCAGAGGATGTCCTTCGCTTGCCCAGATTGTGGTAAAGTCTTTGGAAGGGAACAGACGCTTATGTTTCACTCTCGGACCCATTCTGCAGCGAAGCCATATGAGTACCGCAGGCGCAAGGCATGCTTCTATGGTGACAATTTAAGAAAGAAGAAACTGCGGGGGTTCTCCCAG ATATCAAGAGAAAATACAGGGGATGTTTCGGATGGCTCTGGACAGACAAACAGGAGTAGGCCGTCTGCTGAACACGAAGCTGAAGAACAGGAGTTAGACAGCGTGTCTATTAGCAGTAATCAAACCAGCAAAGTCCAAGAAAACATCGCATCCAACCCTGAGCCTCTTCAAcgcaaaaaagttaaaaaaggtCTCAAAAAGAAGTACAATTGCTCAATGTGTGGTGACAGATTCTCTACAAGCGAACGACTGGAGTTTCACATAAAGAGCCACGAGGTGAATGCAGAGAACTCACCTAACCCGCCTAGCAGAGAAGAAGGACAAAAG AAGGTGGCACGAAGTCGAAAGATCTTCCCTTGTCTAAAGTGTGACAAAGTCTTCCTTCGCTTACACAATTTCAAGAACCACATGAGGATGTTACAT CTGTCTGAACAAGAAGAGAATGATGGTGGAAGTGCTGAAGTGCcccaaaaaagaacaaaaaaaatccgCTCTTGCCCACACTGTGGTAAAGTGTATATGATGAAAGGCTGTTTGAGGACACACATTCGTACTGTTCACActaagaaaaaaacaagttcTTACTTTCAAATCATTTCCAACTTCGGTCGGACAAGGTCACAGAGGTCTTCAACCCAG ACCGTTGATGAAGCAACATTACACGATGCTGGCACCCACGTCTGCGAAACTTGTAAAAAAGTGTATTCATCGTCGACATGGCTGAGGAAGCACACGTGCTTCAGTGATAAAGAAGAGCAGCCTGTTCTCAATAAAGAGTCAAAAACTGGTGAGAAGCAGTACAAGAAAGCAAGGGCCAATAAAAAG CCTTCAAGGCAGAATGCATCTGAAGAGTCCGAAGGTCCTCCCACCTGCAACAAGAAACCTAATCCCATAAATTTGTATGGGTCTGTCCTCTTTAGCCACCTTAGTCTGCAGCCCAAGGTTGTTCTGGAACCAATCATGCCAAAACGCACGTACTGGAATACATTCCCCAGTGTAGATGCCTGCAAATCAGGAAGTTACGAAAGCAgcagcttcaaagttgttcatACCTCGTCCCCAGCTCTGGCTGATAACAAAAAAGTGAATGTTACGGAAGGACAGACTGCGGATCATTGCTCAAGACCAGCTGGATCATTGAGTCAAGACAACAAGAATAAGGTTAAAAAGATCTGCAGTGTTATTCCTGAGACAGACATTGTCTGTGTGACCGTTGGACTTCCACAGAACGACTCTCAATCCGAGTTAGTAAAACAGAAACACTATATAGTGATAGATGATGAACCAGAGACAGAACCTAGAAGAACTAAGCGTAAGGACATTTCTGGGAAAAAGTTGAAGACTGCAGTTTCAAAGTCCGCATTCCACAAAACAACCCGCAGTGTCAAAACCAAGATCAGCAATCCAAGACGACCTTCTCTTTTATCTAATCTTGTCTTTTCAGACTCCGAAGATGATATGGATTTTATGAAGGGTCCTTCCAAAAGTTCTGACAAGAAGAAAACTGCTATGTTTGGTAAAACTCATTCTAGTGAACAGCATGCAAATGACATTCAAGCAGTGATAGTAATAGACGATGAACAACAACAGACGGTGACACAAACCGGCTTAACATTGACCAGTTCCGAATTATTCCCTGATGGTGAAAATCAGTCAAAGAAACCTAGAGGAAAAAAGCGAAGGTTACAGgtcaacaaaattaaagatgaCATGGATGAAGACCCTTCCAAAGGTTTTGATGAAAAGAAAACAGTCCCACTTGATGAAAATCCCCCCCATGTATGTCTACCAAATAACTCCCAAATTTTGAATTCTGAAGCTGAATCCTTAAAGGCTGATGATGCCACTCATATCAAAAGTATTGACAGTGTGTCACATCAAAATGATGGGGACGGCGCCGTGAGTCAGGAGGAATCATGTGAGACATCAGAGTTGATATTGGCTGGTCAAGCATCTCTCTTGAAGCACATGCGAGCTCATGATGATAAGAAGCTACTAGACGTGCAGGATATCATTGCTGATGATAAAACAAATAAGCGACCAAGTGTAAATGTTCAG ATATCAGATAGGGATGATTCCGAAGAATGTAGAGTCTTAGGCAAGACCGACTCCtctgtaaaaaatatgaaaagttcTGAGGATATTGAGGAAAGCTCCTACTCAACCAGCCAAAGGTCCAAAGACAGATGCACGTATGCAAAGAGCGCCAGAGAACAGAATAAAGAGCATAGTTTTTGTGAAACAGCATGTGAATCGCAACTGAGCCAGACTTTAGAATCAGATATCGGTTGTACAGTTCCTCAGGGATCATCGGTAGATCAAACAGATCACCCTCAACCTGATGGCGAATTGAGTGCTGCAAACCAACCTTGTGTTTCAAACGTTGGCTGCTCTGACACACAACAAATCGTTGCTCAACAATCTGATTGTGATACGCACAAAACTGGGTTGAGTGAGGACCTAAAACTTTCCTCAAGGCCGAAAGAAGAGGTAACATCATGTgttgtttcttctgtttcttccTTCTCACAAGATCTGCAATCAAATGTTACACTCAATCCACCCATTGGTGGTGAAACACAGCAAACCTAA